A genomic region of Pelodiscus sinensis isolate JC-2024 chromosome 19, ASM4963464v1, whole genome shotgun sequence contains the following coding sequences:
- the LOC106732148 gene encoding uncharacterized protein LOC106732148 isoform X2: MEKIRGNIGPDARSPARRPRCPLGLNCWCRSKVKCFAGALLSLARSLSGQTPQRWARQGPLTNPRTGGWGWGGCVWLAGTPSCLLQWLRFSSVAFFFFNKRSCPFKSTHFTCKPSWAALPTNPANKTAAGALCSGSWCVESPCPSTMMLRSGKITPREKPFSPAETSRAVEEPGPPARKAGTPHGGKRRWREEGAAELESPGARREKPGAQPPAGLVYFGDLPPEGPEQRGPWSLFLHQVLPCTSSQRPPRKETPIKTRSTPESTLVLELEGTLVCSSLMPSHDADCTFLTSFQGDVYREFLETLSKTYEIFVFTTAKQSYAEKMLDVLDPQKKLIRHCLYQQDCLCLQGYYVKDLAILERDLARTVALDDCPQGFPYQASNCVPIPSWAGDPRDEVLLQVLPLLGKLSHAGDVRTEIRRKYRRQLAVD; encoded by the exons atggaaaagattagagggaacattggtcctgaTGCACGatccccagccaggaggcctcGTTGCCCCTTAGGTCTTAATTGCTGGTGTAGGTCAAAAGTGAAATGTTTTGCTGGGGCTTTACTTAGTCTTGCACGGTCGTTATCGGGACAAACACCCCAGCGATGGGCCCGGCAGGGGCCGCTGACAAACCCCCGAACtggcgggtgggggtgggggggttgtgtgtggcttGCTGGGACACCTTCTTGCTTGCTTCAATGGTTGCGTTTCAGctcagttgctttttttttttttaataaacgtTCCTGTCCCTTTAAAAGCACCCACTTTACCTgcaagcccagctgggctgcattaCCCACCAACCCTGCCAATAAAACAGCTGCTGGGGCCCTGTGCTCTGGTTCCTGGTGTGTTgagtccccctgccccag caccaTGATGCTGCGCTCAGGTAAGATCACGCCCAGGGAGAAGCCCTTCAGCCCCGCGGAGACCAGccgggctgtggaggagccgggCCCCCCTGCGCGGAAGGCTGGCACCCCCCATGGGGGGAAGCGGCGGTGGCGAGAGGAAGGCGCGGCAG agctggagagCCCCGGGGCGCGGCGGGAGAagcctggggcccagcccccggccggaCTCGTGTACTTCGGGGACCTCCCGCCAGAGGGGCCGGAGCAGCGCGGCCCCTGGAGCCT CTTCCTCCACCAGGTCCTGCCCTGCACATCCAGCCAGCGGCCCCCCCGCAAAGAAACTCCCATCAAGACCCGCAGCACCCCGGAGAGCACGCTGGTCCTGGAGCTG GAGGGGACCCTGGTCTGCAGCTCCCTGATGCCCAGCCACGATGCCGATTGCAccttcctcacgtccttccaGGGGGACGTGTATCGG GAGTTCCTGGAGACCCTTTCCAAGACCTATGAG ATCTTTGTCTTCACCACTGCCAAGCAGAGCTACGCCGAGAAGATGCTGGATGTGTTGGATCCTCAGAAGAAGCTGATCAG gcactgcctctatcagcaggACTGCCTCTGCCTCCAGGGCTACTACGTGAAGGACCTCGCCATCCTGGAGAGAGACCTGGCCCGGACGGTGGCACTGGATGACTGCCCACAAGGATTCCCCTACCAG gcgTCCAACTGCGTCCCGATCCCCAGCTGGGCGGGAGACCCCCGGGACGAGGTGCTGCTGCAAGTCCTCCCACTGCTGGGGAAGCTCAGCCACGCG GGCGACGTCCGCACCGAAATCCGGAGGAAATATCGCAGGCAACTGGCTGTGGACTGA
- the LOC106732148 gene encoding uncharacterized protein LOC106732148 isoform X3: protein MEKIRGNIGPDARSPARRPRCPLGLNCWCRSKVKCFAGALLSLARSLSGQTPQRWARQGPLTNPRTGGWGWGGCVWLAGTPSCLLQWLRFSSVAFFFFNKRSCPFKSTHFTCKPSWAALPTNPANKTAAGALCSGSWCVESPCPSTMMLRSGKITPREKPFSPAETSRAVEEPGPPARKAGTPHGGKRRWREEGAAELESPGARREKPGAQPPAGLVYFGDLPPEGPEQRGPWSLFLHQVLPCTSSQRPPRKETPIKTRSTPESTLVLELEGTLVCSSLMPSHDADCTFLTSFQGDVYRAYLKLRPHVQEFLETLSKTYEIFVFTTAKQSYAEKMLDVLDPQKKLIRHCLYQQDCLCLQGYYVKDLAILERDLARTVALDDCPQGFPYQGDVRTEIRRKYRRQLAVD, encoded by the exons atggaaaagattagagggaacattggtcctgaTGCACGatccccagccaggaggcctcGTTGCCCCTTAGGTCTTAATTGCTGGTGTAGGTCAAAAGTGAAATGTTTTGCTGGGGCTTTACTTAGTCTTGCACGGTCGTTATCGGGACAAACACCCCAGCGATGGGCCCGGCAGGGGCCGCTGACAAACCCCCGAACtggcgggtgggggtgggggggttgtgtgtggcttGCTGGGACACCTTCTTGCTTGCTTCAATGGTTGCGTTTCAGctcagttgctttttttttttttaataaacgtTCCTGTCCCTTTAAAAGCACCCACTTTACCTgcaagcccagctgggctgcattaCCCACCAACCCTGCCAATAAAACAGCTGCTGGGGCCCTGTGCTCTGGTTCCTGGTGTGTTgagtccccctgccccag caccaTGATGCTGCGCTCAGGTAAGATCACGCCCAGGGAGAAGCCCTTCAGCCCCGCGGAGACCAGccgggctgtggaggagccgggCCCCCCTGCGCGGAAGGCTGGCACCCCCCATGGGGGGAAGCGGCGGTGGCGAGAGGAAGGCGCGGCAG agctggagagCCCCGGGGCGCGGCGGGAGAagcctggggcccagcccccggccggaCTCGTGTACTTCGGGGACCTCCCGCCAGAGGGGCCGGAGCAGCGCGGCCCCTGGAGCCT CTTCCTCCACCAGGTCCTGCCCTGCACATCCAGCCAGCGGCCCCCCCGCAAAGAAACTCCCATCAAGACCCGCAGCACCCCGGAGAGCACGCTGGTCCTGGAGCTG GAGGGGACCCTGGTCTGCAGCTCCCTGATGCCCAGCCACGATGCCGATTGCAccttcctcacgtccttccaGGGGGACGTGTATCGG GCTTACCTGAAGCTGCGCCCCCATGTGCAGGAGTTCCTGGAGACCCTTTCCAAGACCTATGAG ATCTTTGTCTTCACCACTGCCAAGCAGAGCTACGCCGAGAAGATGCTGGATGTGTTGGATCCTCAGAAGAAGCTGATCAG gcactgcctctatcagcaggACTGCCTCTGCCTCCAGGGCTACTACGTGAAGGACCTCGCCATCCTGGAGAGAGACCTGGCCCGGACGGTGGCACTGGATGACTGCCCACAAGGATTCCCCTACCAG GGCGACGTCCGCACCGAAATCCGGAGGAAATATCGCAGGCAACTGGCTGTGGACTGA
- the LOC106732148 gene encoding uncharacterized protein LOC106732148 isoform X1 translates to MEKIRGNIGPDARSPARRPRCPLGLNCWCRSKVKCFAGALLSLARSLSGQTPQRWARQGPLTNPRTGGWGWGGCVWLAGTPSCLLQWLRFSSVAFFFFNKRSCPFKSTHFTCKPSWAALPTNPANKTAAGALCSGSWCVESPCPSTMMLRSGKITPREKPFSPAETSRAVEEPGPPARKAGTPHGGKRRWREEGAAELESPGARREKPGAQPPAGLVYFGDLPPEGPEQRGPWSLFLHQVLPCTSSQRPPRKETPIKTRSTPESTLVLELEGTLVCSSLMPSHDADCTFLTSFQGDVYRAYLKLRPHVQEFLETLSKTYEIFVFTTAKQSYAEKMLDVLDPQKKLIRHCLYQQDCLCLQGYYVKDLAILERDLARTVALDDCPQGFPYQASNCVPIPSWAGDPRDEVLLQVLPLLGKLSHAGDVRTEIRRKYRRQLAVD, encoded by the exons atggaaaagattagagggaacattggtcctgaTGCACGatccccagccaggaggcctcGTTGCCCCTTAGGTCTTAATTGCTGGTGTAGGTCAAAAGTGAAATGTTTTGCTGGGGCTTTACTTAGTCTTGCACGGTCGTTATCGGGACAAACACCCCAGCGATGGGCCCGGCAGGGGCCGCTGACAAACCCCCGAACtggcgggtgggggtgggggggttgtgtgtggcttGCTGGGACACCTTCTTGCTTGCTTCAATGGTTGCGTTTCAGctcagttgctttttttttttttaataaacgtTCCTGTCCCTTTAAAAGCACCCACTTTACCTgcaagcccagctgggctgcattaCCCACCAACCCTGCCAATAAAACAGCTGCTGGGGCCCTGTGCTCTGGTTCCTGGTGTGTTgagtccccctgccccag caccaTGATGCTGCGCTCAGGTAAGATCACGCCCAGGGAGAAGCCCTTCAGCCCCGCGGAGACCAGccgggctgtggaggagccgggCCCCCCTGCGCGGAAGGCTGGCACCCCCCATGGGGGGAAGCGGCGGTGGCGAGAGGAAGGCGCGGCAG agctggagagCCCCGGGGCGCGGCGGGAGAagcctggggcccagcccccggccggaCTCGTGTACTTCGGGGACCTCCCGCCAGAGGGGCCGGAGCAGCGCGGCCCCTGGAGCCT CTTCCTCCACCAGGTCCTGCCCTGCACATCCAGCCAGCGGCCCCCCCGCAAAGAAACTCCCATCAAGACCCGCAGCACCCCGGAGAGCACGCTGGTCCTGGAGCTG GAGGGGACCCTGGTCTGCAGCTCCCTGATGCCCAGCCACGATGCCGATTGCAccttcctcacgtccttccaGGGGGACGTGTATCGG GCTTACCTGAAGCTGCGCCCCCATGTGCAGGAGTTCCTGGAGACCCTTTCCAAGACCTATGAG ATCTTTGTCTTCACCACTGCCAAGCAGAGCTACGCCGAGAAGATGCTGGATGTGTTGGATCCTCAGAAGAAGCTGATCAG gcactgcctctatcagcaggACTGCCTCTGCCTCCAGGGCTACTACGTGAAGGACCTCGCCATCCTGGAGAGAGACCTGGCCCGGACGGTGGCACTGGATGACTGCCCACAAGGATTCCCCTACCAG gcgTCCAACTGCGTCCCGATCCCCAGCTGGGCGGGAGACCCCCGGGACGAGGTGCTGCTGCAAGTCCTCCCACTGCTGGGGAAGCTCAGCCACGCG GGCGACGTCCGCACCGAAATCCGGAGGAAATATCGCAGGCAACTGGCTGTGGACTGA